From one Geoalkalibacter halelectricus genomic stretch:
- a CDS encoding HD domain-containing protein yields MKRTSIQENTDMQSTARAFALAAHGNQRYGEHPYAVHLDAVAELLVPFGEDAVTVGFLHDVVEDAAITLDEVRAEFGDAVACCVALLTDEPGEDRKERKAKTYAKLAQVGPELELALTVKAADRLANVRACIADGKADLLEVYRCEHSAFRGAAYRPGRCDRLWQELDTLLSVKVEP; encoded by the coding sequence ATGAAAAGGACTTCCATCCAGGAGAACACCGACATGCAGAGCACCGCCCGTGCCTTCGCCCTTGCCGCCCATGGAAACCAGCGATACGGAGAGCATCCCTACGCGGTCCACCTCGATGCCGTCGCCGAACTGCTGGTCCCCTTCGGCGAGGACGCCGTCACGGTCGGTTTCCTGCATGATGTCGTGGAAGATGCCGCGATTACCCTCGATGAGGTTCGCGCCGAATTCGGCGATGCCGTCGCCTGCTGTGTCGCGCTGCTCACCGATGAGCCGGGGGAAGATCGCAAGGAGCGCAAAGCCAAAACCTACGCCAAGCTCGCCCAGGTCGGCCCTGAGCTGGAGCTGGCCTTGACGGTGAAAGCCGCTGACCGGCTGGCCAACGTCCGCGCCTGCATCGCCGACGGCAAAGCGGATCTGCTGGAGGTCTATCGCTGCGAACATTCGGCCTTCCGGGGGGCGGCCTACCGTCCCGGTCGCTGTGACCGGTTGTGGCAGGAGCTTGATACGCTGCTCAGCGTCAAGGTCGAGCCATGA